One window of the Colletotrichum lupini chromosome 9, complete sequence genome contains the following:
- a CDS encoding mandelate racemase/muconate lactonizing enzyme domain-containing protein, protein MSLDITITGWQTRDVRFPTSLDKTGSDAMNAAGDYSAAYCILETDSKYSGHGMTFTIGRGNDIVCKAIDYLVERIKGKKLSDLVSNWGQTWRYLVNDSQLRWIGPEKGVIHLALGSVVNAIWDLWAKVLGKPVWRIVADMSPEEFVACIDFRYITDAITPEEAIQLLKEQEPTKAQRIKDAENSRAVPAYTTSAGWLGYGEDKMKGLLQETLGKGYRHFKLKVGSSVEQDKRRLSIAREVIGYDSGNILMVDANQVWSVPEAIEYMKQLKEFKPWFIEEPTSPDDILGHKAIREALKPYGIGVATGEMCQNRVIFKQLLMSGAIDICQIDACRMGGVNEVLAVLLMAKKFNVPIVPHSGGVGLPEYTQHLSTIDYVVVSGKLSVLEYVDHLHEHFLNPSVIKDGYYQTPTEPGYSVEMKADSMDQYSYPGKQGVSWWTSDEAKPIIEGEKI, encoded by the exons ATGAGTCTCGATATTACCATCACAGGGTGGCAGACGCGCGATGTGCGCTTCCCTACTTCCCTGGACAAGACCGGTTCCGATGCCATGAACGCTGCTGGTGACTACTCTGCCGCCTACTGCATTCTCGAGACCGACTCCAAGTACTCTGGCCACGGCATG ACCTTCACAATCGGACGAGGAAACGATATCGTCTGCAAGGCCATCGACTACCTGGTTGAGAGAATCAAGGGCAAGAAGCTGTCAGACCTCGTCTCAAATTGGGGCCAGACCTGGAGATACCTCGTCAACGACAGCCAGCTGAGATGGATCGGTCCCGAGAAGGGTGTCATCCATCTGGCCCTCGGCTCCGTTGTCAACGCCATCTGGGATCTGTGGGCCAAGGTCCTCGGCAAGCCTGTCTGGCGCATCGTCGCCGACATGTCTCCCGAGGAGTTTGTCGCCTGCATTGACTTCCGTTACATCACCGACGCCATCACACCCGAGGAAGCCATCCAGCTCCTCAAGGAGCAGGAGCCCACAAAGGCACAGCGCATCAAGGACGCCGAGAACAGCCGCGCCGTTCCGGCCTACACCACCAGCGCCGGCTGGCTCGGCTACGGCGAGGACAAGATGAAGGGCCTCCTCCAGGAGACCCTCGGCAAGGGATACCGCCACTTCAAGCTCAAGGTCGGCAGCAGCGTCGAGCAGGACAAGAGGCGCCTGAGCATCGCCCGCGAGGTCATCGGCTACGACAGCGGCAACATCCTCATGGTCGACGCCAACCAGGTCTGGTCGGTGCCCGAAGCCATCGAGTACATGAAGCAGCTCAAGGAGTTCAAGCCCTGGTTCATCGAGGAGCCCACCTCCCCCGACGACATCCTCGGCCACAAGGCCATCCGCGAGGCCCTCAAGCCCTACGGCATCGGCGTCGCCACCGGCGAGATGTGCCAGAACCGCGTCATCTTCAAGCAGCTCCTCATGTCGGGCGCCATCGACATTTGCCAGATCGACGCCTGCCGCATGGGCGGCGTTAACGAGGTCCTCGCCGTCCTGCTCATGGCCAAGAAGTTCAACGTGCCCATCGTCCCCCACTCGGGCGGTGTCGGCCTTCCCGAGTACACCCAGCACCTGAGCACCATCGACTACGTCGTCGTCAGCGGCAAGCTCTCCGTGCTCGAGTACGTCGACCACCTGCACGAGCACTTCCTCAACCCCTCCGTCATCAAGGACGGGTACTACCAGACACCCACCGAGCCCGGCTACAGCGTCGAGATGAAGGCGGACAGCATGGACCAGTACAGCTACCCCGGCAAGCAGGGCGTCAGCTGGTGGACCAGCGACGAGGCTAAGCCCATTATTGAGGGAGAGAAGATTTAA
- a CDS encoding glycosyl hydrolase family 47, with protein sequence MSSLRSKGEVNGMNDPTSLTVLLSHHCVGYQTPPKIHTLASADATLTAQSPVSDSSTYKQLGKNVESPIMDDDFGADEDFLAALASSNPAPSRPEAQPSRPRVQQPTPQKIQQPTPQRLDRPPPANASASGKIVQPTPQALPQRGSGSAILVSPRQRGNPVLASLKSMPWEYSDILGDYGLGLTTCALFLSLKYHRLHPEYIHTRIRNLQGKYNLRLVLTMVDIPNHEEVLRELSKTSLVNNVTLILCWSAAEAARYLELYKSYEHANFNAIRGQQASTYAEKLVEFVTVPRSVNKSDAVALVSNFGSLKNAINANPEEIGLLAGWGAVKVNKWVKAVEEPFRAQKSGKRQLDRSDRTEDGRPSQASRLDQAVPLSRVPLREMSMRDSSRGSPAVGTPMTTQPKRPAALERGNPDLDEDDEEAMIAAAIEESRRTAEVQAQAQAQTPVQAQTQTKQIDSAGAKDDALTDGVAAALANLGDCGLKSNRRFERTAHLTRDGFACMAFSLGVPRGTFRIRKRKLHDSLGFEEEHKCGFERKNESNDEVNFATHSSDDSPGRKTKSVCRSMPSKSDLPRISNAVLGVSTEQCGGGLDTDLQVPNSKSRVGDEDRHARICYFSNVTLLTKSSVLTPRHFSLSRLTFDLWHCIDAEHAEPPRSNDQPKAAVGRYLEAMEIDSRLKRISKVPRRHCLIRKVNKFTPYNTLLGYCNSPAFVSLTSSARMQLQLQRNAAFNFGDVRAWRLCHFEMSSDEPGQDLLCACLMPVITATSGLGPLSFYWGGGGTLGRWRVVSKGTIIRRAKMSRRWEGKDTGSRGPLTMSNGHNKPNVADAESRQKQEKKQGQLVGERKVRGTMDEKQSLFISCCACAKVFPVSGSSLPKFPRPLRAPIMQSTSQSLSASQDRHLIAWRLLVANTMHLSMRGLAVAGLLAQASASPQSLLQAAAPQYVNQPERAAAVKEAFQRSWDGYRKFAFPNDTLKPVSNTAENDRNGWGASAVDALSTAILMENKDVVGQILDFIPTINFNVTDSEVSLFETTIRYLGGMLAGHDLLKGPLKDVASNQTGVDNLLAQSKKLADNLKVAFDTATGIPDNTLIYDPKPRKKGSDTNGIATIGTLVLEWTRLSDLTGDKQYADLSQKGENFLLKPNEEVFPGLLGTDVFISNGTFADRSGGWNGGTDSFYEYLIKMWVYDQNRFSLYKERWIAAADSSIKFLASSPTTRPDLTFLAAYNNANLRFVSSHLACFDGGNFILGGLVLKEQKYVDFGIKLTEGCRETYKQTATGIGPEIFRWQDDRPPVNKTLNPDPPANQTEFYKKAGFWIREDGAGYVLRPEVIESYYYAYRATGDSKYQDWAWDAFLAINKTCSAGSGFSSITNVQDPKGGSFDDFQESFWFAEVLKYSYLIQATDAKVQVEVADNKFVFNTEAHPFQIA encoded by the exons ATGAGTAGTCTACGGAGTAAAGGCGAGGTGAATGGCATGAACGACCCCACCAGTTTGACAGTTTTGCTGAG TCACCACTGCGTTGGTTACCAGACCCCGCCAAAG ATCCATACCTTAGCTTCCGCAGACGCGACTCTCACCGC ACAGAGCCCGGTTTCCGATTCCTCAACATACAAGCAATTGGGCAAAAACGTAGAATCACCAATCATGGACGACGATTTCGGTGCCGACGAAGACTTCCTGGCCGCTCTCGCATCTTCGAACCCAGCACCTTCACGCCCCGAGGCTCAACCATCTCGTCCCCGTGTGCAGCAACCGACACCGCAGAAGATACAGCAGCCGACACCGCAGCGCTTGGATAGACCACCGCCCGCAAATGCTTCTGCGAGCGGCAAGATTGTCCAACCGACTCCCCAGGCCCTTCCCCAGCGAGGATCCGGCTCGGCCATTCTCGTGTCTCCACGGCAGAGGGGCAACCCGGTGCTCGCATCTCTCAAGTCGATGCCATGGGAGTACAGCGATATTCTGGGTGACTACGGTCTTGGTTTGACGACATGTGCATTGTTTCTGAG TCTGAAGTACCACCGCCTCCATCCCGAGTATATCCATACGAGAATCAGGAATCTTCAAGGGAAATACAACCTACGTCTCGTACTGACTATGGTTGATATTCCAAACCACGAGGAGGTCTTGCGCGAGTTGTCCAAGACCTCATTGGTCAACAACGTCACCCTCATTCTTTGCTGGTCAGCTGCCGAGGCCGCGCGATACCTCGAGCTGTACAAGTCGTACGAGCACGCCAATTTCAACGCCATCCGCGGCCAACAAGCGTCGACGTATGCGGAGAAGCTCGTCGAGTTCGTCACGGTTCCCAGGAGCGTCAACAAGTCGGATGCCGTTGCCCTGGTCAGTAACTTTGGTAGCTTGAAGAACGCCATCAATGCGAATCCCGAGGAGATTGGCCTGCTAGCTGGCTGGGGCGCTGTCAAGGTCAACAAATGGGTCAAGGCTGTCGAGGAGCCTTTCCGAGCACAAAAATCTGGCAAGCGACAGCTGGATCGATCAGACCGCACCGAGGACGGGAGGCCGTCGCAAGCATCGAGGTTGGATCAAGCTGTGCCTCTCAGCAGAGTCCCGCTTCGTGAGATGTCTATGAGAGACTCATCGAGAGGCTCACCTGCAGTGGGCACGCCAATGACAACCCAGCCCAAGAGGCCTGCCGCCTTGGAGAGAGGCAATCCGGATCTCGACGAGGACGATGAAGAGGCGATGATCGCCGCCGCTATTGAGGAATCAAGGCGGACTGCTGAGGTGCAAGCACAAGCACAAGCACAGACGCCGGTGCAGGCGCAGACGCAGACGAAACAAATTGACAGCGCAGGTGCGAAAGACGATGCACTTACAGACGGGGTCGCGGCCGCACTCGCAAA CCTTGGAGATTGTGGGCTAAAGTCTAATCGACGTTTCGAAAGGACGGCACACCTTACAAGAGACGGATTCGCGTGTATGGCATTTTCCCTTGGTGTTCCGCGAGGCACCTTTCGCATAAGAAAGAGGAAACTCCATGACTCGTTGGGATTCGAAGAAGAGCATAAATGCGGCTTCGAGAGGAAGAACGAATCAAACGACGAAGTAAACTTTGC GACGCATTCATCAGACGATTCGCCCGGTAGGAAAACGAAGTCCGTCTGTAGAAGCATGCCATCCAAGTCAGATCTACCTAGGATTTCCAACGCTGTCTTGGGCGTATCAACAGAGCAG TGCGGGGGCGGCCTCGACACGGATTTGCAGGTACCGAACTCAAAGTCAAGAGTTGGAGATGAAGATCGTCACGCACGCATCTGTTATTTCTCCAATGTCACCCTTCTGACCAAGTCAAGTG TTCTGACGCCGCGCCATTTCTCCCTATCACGATTGACATTTGATCTTTG GCACTGCATCGACGCCGAGCATGCAGAGCCTCCGAGATCCAATGATCA GCCAAAGGCCGCAGTCGGTCGATATCTGGAGGCCATGGAAATTGACTCTCGGTTGAAGCGCATCTCCAAAGTTCCGAGGAGACACTGCCTCATACGGAAGGTCAACAAGTTTACACCTTACAACACCTT GCTCGGGTATTGCAACTCGCCAGCATTTGTTTCCTTGACTTCATCTGCCCGTATGCAACTGCAACTGCAACGCAACGCTGCATTTAACTTTGG GGACGTCCGTGCCTGGCGACTTTGCCATTTCGAGATGAGCAGCGACGAACCTGGGCAAGATCTTCTCTGCGCGTGTTTGATGCCAGTCATTACGGCCACCAGCGGACTCGGCCCGC TCTCATTCTACtggggtggtggtgggaCCTTGGGGAGGTGGAGGGTGGTATCCAAAGGAACAATAATCAGGAGGGCGAAGATGAGCCGGAGATGGGAAGGGAAAGACACCGGATCGCGAGGACCACTTACCATGTCGAATGGACACAACAAACCCAACGTTGCAGACGCAGAAAGCCGACAGAAGCAGGAGAAGAAGCAGGGGCAGCTGGT GGGCGAACGCAAAGTCCGGGGGACTATGGATGAGAAACAGAGTTTATTCATCTCATGCTGTGCCTGCGCGAAAGTGTTCCCAGTCTCCGGGTCCTCCCTCCCGAAGTTTCCCAGA CCTTTGCGCGCCCCAATAATGCAGTCGACG TCTCAGTCTCTTTCTGCTTCCCAGGACCGACATCTAATAGCTTGGAGGCTTCTCGTCGCGAACACGATGCACCTGTCAATGCGCGGACTGGCCGTCGCCGGGCTCCTCGCCCAGGCGTCAGCCTCCCCTCAATCTCTTCTACAGGCCGCCGCGCCGCAGTATGTCAACCAGCCCGAGAGGGCGGCAGCCGTCAAGGAAGCCTTCCAGCGCTCGTGGGACGGGTACCGCAAGTTCGCCTTCCCCAATGACACGCTCAAGCCGGTGTCGAACACGGCCGAGAATGACCG GAATGGTTGGGGTGCGAGTGCTGTGGACGCCTTGAGTACTGCCATCCTTATGGAGAACAAGGACGTTGTGGGACAGATTCTAGACTTTATACCGACCATCAACTTCAACGTGACGGATAGCGAGGTCTCTCTGTTTGAGACGACTATCCGATATCTTGGCGGCATGTTGGCAG GACATGACTTGCTGAAAGGACCACTCAAAGATGTCGCCAGTAATCAGACCGGCGTAGACAATCTTCTCGCGCAGTCGAAGAAACTTGCAGACAATCTCAAAGTCGCGTTCGATACAGCAACCGGCATCCCCGATAACACGCTCATCTACGATCCCAAGCCGCGCAAGAAGGGCTCCGACACGAACGGCATTGCGACCATTGGGACCTTGGTGCTGGAGTGGACTCGCCTGAGCGACCTAACGGGGGACAAGCAATACGCGGATCTGTCACAGAAGGGCGAGAATTTCCTCCTAAAGCCCAACGAGGAGGTGTTCCCCGGCCTGTTGGGTACGGACGTCTTCATCTCGAACGGGACATTTGCGGATCGGTCCGGTGGCTGGAACGGAGGCACCGACAGTTTCTACGAATACCTCATCAAGATGTGGGTGTACGACCAGAACCGGTTTTCGCTCTACAAGGAGCGCTGGATCGCTGCGGCCGATTCATCGATCAAGTTCTTGGCGTCGAGCCCGACTACTCGGCCTGATTTGACGTTCTTGGCGGCGTACAACAACGCGAACCTGAGATTCGTCAGCAGCCATC TTGCGTGCTTCGATGGTGGCAACTTTATTCTCGGTGGTCTTGTTCTCAAGGAGCAAAAATACGTCGACTTTGGCATCAAGCTGACCGAGGGCTGCCGCGAGACGTACAAACAGACGGCGACTGGAATCGGGCCAGAAATCTTCCGCTGGCAAGACGACAGGCCGCCGGTGAACAAGACGCTCAACCCGGACCCGCCCGCGAACCAGACAGAGTTCTACAAAAAGGCAGGCTTCTGGATCAGAGAGGACGGCGCGGGCTACGTCCTCCGACCCGAGGTCATTGAGAGCTACTACTACGCCTACCGCGCCACCGGCGACAGCAAGTACCAGGACTGGGCGTGGGACGCTTTCCTGGCGATCAATAAGACGTGCAGCGCGGGAAGCGGCTTCTCGTCCATCACCAACGTCCAGGATCCGAAGGGAGGGTCATTCGACGACTTCCAGGAAAGTTTCTGGTTCGCCGAGGTTCTCAAGTACAGCTACCTGATCCAGGCCACGGATGCCAAAGTCCAAGTTGAAGTAGCGGACAACAAGTTTGTTTTCAACACCGAGGCGCATCCGTTCCAGATCGCTTAG
- a CDS encoding flavin-nucleotide-binding protein, producing the protein MPRTELEYPKEPYGTVKRYSPRASYALRTIHTIINTSPILHVSFNDPRSPFPTILPMLGQMGSFSRPSADEGDVLDLYLHGYVSSRLINISRQPSDASPTSTSTSSTSSTSSSPGLPVCIAASHLDGLVLALTPNAHSYNYRSAVLFGHATLVSDPAERLYAMQLITDGVVPGRWEASRVPPNKSELSSTSVLKVRIATGSAKIREGPPGDDRADKEDAEVTGRVWTGVVPVYQVLGEPVAGPYNEVAEVPGYLGEYVRETNAVAKEAAFEAARKVVVKKEGEDE; encoded by the exons ATGCCTCGCACTGAACTCGAGTATCCCAAAGAGCCATATGGCACCGTCAAACGCTACAGCCCGCGTG CCTCCTACGCCCTCCGCACAATCCACACCATAATAAACACAAGCCCAATCCTCCACGTCTCCTTCAACGACCCGCGATCCCCCTTCCCCACGATCCTCCCCATGCTCGGCCAAATGGGCTCCTTCTCCCGCCCCTCCGCCGACGAAGGCGACGTCCTGGACCTCTACCTCCACGGCTACGTCTCCTCCCGCCTCATAAACATCTCCCGCCAACCCTCTGACGCCTCTCCTACGTCCACCTCTACCTCTTCTACTTCGTCTACTTCGTCTTCTCCAGGCCTCCCCGTCTGCATCGCAGCATCCCACCTAGACGGCCTCGTCCTGGCCCTGACCCCCAACGCCCACAGCTACAACTACCGCTCCGCAGTCCTCTTCGGCCACGCAACCCTCGTCTCCGACCCCGCGGAGCGCCTCTACGCGATGCAGCTCATCACGGACGGCGTCGTCCCAGGTCGCTGGGAGGCGTCCCGCGTGCCGCCCAATAAGAGCGAGTTATCCTCCACGAGCGTGCTCAAAGTACGCATCGCGACGGGGAGTGCCAAGATCCGCGAGGGGCCGCCGGGGGACGACAGGGCTGATAAAGAGGATGCGGAGGTTACGGGGAGGGTGTGGACCGGGGTCGTGCCGGTCTATCAGGTTCTTGGGGAGCCTGTGGCCGGGCCGTATAATGAGGTGGCGGAGGTGCCTGGGTATTTGGGGGAGTATGTGCGGGAGACGAATGCGGTGGCGAAGGAGGCTGCTTTTGAGGCTGCTAGGAAGGTTGTCGTGAAGAAGGAGGGTGAGGATGAGTGA
- a CDS encoding spermine/spermidine synthase has translation MPPKSTVKIESAPEGFTPERFEKELKSLAAKAKGQTRGRFYKQQASAYLKATILIALAAIYSNVSQLAMSPVYGAIPSSIYHAKLVMVACFFGWAGNVVLNRTLPFNPATLLPVVALCVPAIQYYLYQTSALLTAYWGPLVMEAVTLFPLIVISVSCVATEMEKVSLSKLPKFLADAAPGLGSWGLFRFVETLSGDYLQTYVGRSFFQTRIGLEALLGAAYAVYAPSKLLLFAVPAVLHTAFLNPHTLTPMAAASLNSTLQADNWFLLDRKESVTGYVSVLESIKHGYRVMRCDHSLLGGEWVKHKGPRVAEPIYGVFVMLEAVRLVKTTKAVPDSKAKALNIGLGIGTTPAALVAHGVDTTIVEIDPVVHEFASKYFQLPSNHTPVIADAVSYTRKLADNPDARFDYIVHDVFTGGAEPVPLFTLEFLQGLNSLLKPDGAIAINYAGDFLHPAPKLVVDTIREVFPSCRIFRESEHPTPEKIEEEGQDFTNMVIFCKKTSGKLKFRAPVEDDFLGSRTRRAFLMPAHEVFPKHFLQGDYGILRDNSTEQLTKWHEKSALGHWEVMRVVMPDKIWELW, from the exons ATGCCGCCAAAGTCGACGGTCAAGATAGAGTCCGCTCCCGAGGGCTTCACGCCCGAACGGTTCGAAAAGGAGCTCAAGAGCCTCGCGGCAAAGGCAAAGGGCCAGACCAGAGGCAGATTCTACAAGCAGCAGGCCTCGGCGTATCTCAAGGCCACCATCCTCATCGCCCTCGCTGCCATCTACAGCAATGTTTCCCAGCTGGCCATGTCGCCCGTCTACGGCGCCATTCCGTCCTCGATATACCACGCCAAGCTCGTCATGGTCGCCTGCTTCTTTGGCTGGGCCGGCAACGTCGTTCTTAACCGCACTTTGCCGTTTAACCCGGCCACCCTGCTGCCCGTCGTCGCCCTCTGCGTCCCCGCGATCCAGTACTACCTCTACCAGACCAGCGCTCTGCTGACTGCGTACTGGGGTCCCCTGGTCATGGAGGCCGTCACGCTGTTCCCCCTCATCGTCATCTCGGTGAGCTGCGTGGCGACGGAGATGGAGAAGGTTAGCCTGTCCAAGCTGCCCAAGTTCCTCGCCGACGCCGCGCCGGGTCTGGGCTCCTGGGGCCTCTTCCGCTTCGTCGAGACGCTGTCGGGTGACTATCTGCAGACCTACGTCGGCCGGTCCTTCTTCCAGACGCGCATCGGCCTCGAGGCGCTGCTGGGCGCCGCATACGCCGTCTACGCCCCGTCCAAGCTGCTCCTTTTCGCCGTCCCGGCCGTACTGCACACGGCGTTCTTGAACCCACATACGCTGACGCCCATGGCTGCGGCTTCGCTCAACTCCACATTGCAGGCGGATAACTGGTTCCTGCTGGATCGCAAGGAGTCCGTCACGGGGTACGTCTCCGTGCTGGAGAGTATCAAGCACGGGTACCGTGTCATGCGGTGCGATCACTCGCTGCTCGGTGGCGAGTGGGTGAAGCACAAGGGTCCTCGCGTCGCGGAGCCTATTTATGGTGTCTTCGTCATGTTGGAGGCTGTTCGGCTCGTCAAAACGACCAAGGCTGTTCCCGACTCCAAGGCCAAGGCTCTGAACAT CGGCCTTGGTATCGGTACTACGCCCGCGGCTTTGGTCGCTCACGGCGTCGACACGACGATTGTCGAGATCGACCCCGTCGTGCACGAGTTTGCGTCAAAGTACTTCCAGCTGCCGTCCAACCACACACCCGTCATCGCAGACGCGGTAAGCTACACGCGCAAGCTCGCCGACAACCCGGACGCGAGATTCGACTACATTGTCCACGACGTCTTCACCGGCGGCGCCGAGCCCGTACCCCTCTTCACCCTCGAGTTCCTTCAGGGCCTTAACTCGCTCCTCAAGCCAGACGGTGCCATTGCAATT AACTACGCCGGCGACTTCCTCCACCCGGCCCCCAAACTCGTCGTGGACACAATCAGAGAGGTTTTCCCCTCCTGCCGCATCTTCCGCGAGTCGGAGCACCCTACCCCGGAGAAAATCGAGGAGGAGGGCCAGGATTTTACCAACATGGTGATCTTTTGCAAAAAGACGTCCGGGAAGCTCAAGTTCAGGGCCCCCGTTGAAGACGACTTCTTGGGCAGCCGCACCCGCCGCGCGTTCCTGATGCCGGCGCACGAGGTGTTTCCCAAGCACTTTTTGCAGGGGGATTACGGGATCTTGAGGGATAACAGCACGGAGCAGCTGACTAAATGGCACGAGAAGAGCGCGCTGGGGCATTGGGAGGTGATGCGGGTTGTGATGCCGGATAAGATTTGGGAGTTGTGGTGA